One window of Elaeis guineensis isolate ETL-2024a chromosome 11, EG11, whole genome shotgun sequence genomic DNA carries:
- the LOC105054397 gene encoding LOW QUALITY PROTEIN: eukaryotic translation initiation factor 4B3 (The sequence of the model RefSeq protein was modified relative to this genomic sequence to represent the inferred CDS: inserted 1 base in 1 codon), protein MAAVSAWGNPGTWALDAEEHEAAMEPRKEDKGYDSSDSTSSHHHHQPSADFPSLAAATKISKKKKSQRLSLAEFTTGSAVTHGAGRLQSSSSSKGRTTDELLVLPTGPRERSTEEIERYSSRGFGYSSYGGGAGGRGRISGDDSNSRWGSSRASDEPRGPSYGGPGSGSNRDLGPSRADEIDDWGAAKKSVVSERRERGGGIFDSHSRADESNNWISNKSAAPPSDGRRTNGGSFDGPRERRGGFDKFKREGSNGGPDSDTWVKKREEASSGGRPRLALQPRPLHLAXGSNEELSRGEQPKGPTEKSKGSNPFGGARPREEVLSEKGQDWKKIDEKLEAMKIREAPPERPSFGKMGSGPGSLPENRMERSWRKADTIDATPLPRTEKDEEGLSEN, encoded by the exons ATGGCAGCGGTTTCGGCATGGGGGAACCCCGGCACATGGGCCTTGGACGCCGAGGAGCACGAGGCCGCCATGGAGCCCCGGAAAGAAGACAAGGGCTACGACTCCTCCGACTCGACCTCCTCCCACCACCATCACCAGCCTTCCGCCGACTTCCCCTCCCTCGCCGCCGCCACCAAGATCTCCAAAAAGAAGAAGTCCCAGCGCCTTTCTCTCGCCGAGTTCACCACCGGCAGCGCCGTCACCCATGGCGCCGGCCGCCTCCAGTCCTCCTCCTCTTCCAAGGGTCGTACCACTGACGAGCTCCTCGTCCTCCCCACGGGGCCCCGCGAGCGCTCCACCGAGGAGATCGAGCGCTACTCCTCCCGCGGCTTCGGCTACTCGTCGTACGGCGGTGGCGCCGGCGGCCGCGGCCGGATCTCTGGCGACGACTCTAATTCCCGCTGGGGCTCCTCTAGGGCTTCGGACGAGCCGAGGGGGCCTAGCTACGGGGGACCCGGTTCTGGATCTAATAGGGATCTGGGCCCTTCTCGTGCGGACGAGATAGATGACTGGGGCGCGGCGAAGAAATCGGTGGTGTCGGAAAggagggagaggggaggggggatTTTCGATTCCCATTCCCGGGCCGACGAATCGAATAACTGGATCTCCAACAAGAGTGCGGCACCGCCTTCCGACGGAAGGAGGACGAACGGCGGGAGTTTCGATGGTCCTAGAGAGAGGAGGGGTGGGTTTGATAAGTTCAAGAGGGAGGGATCGAACGGCGGGCCGGATTCGGATACGTGGGTGAAGAAGAGGGAGGAAGCGAGCAGCGGCGGGAGGCCGAGGCTCGCGTTGCAGCCCCGGCCGTTGCATTTGG AAGGCAGCAACGAGGAACTCAGTCGTGGAGAGCAGCCAAAGGGGCCTACTGAGAAGAGCAAGGGATCGAATCCCTTTGGAGGCGCCCGTCCACGGGAGGAGGTGCTGTCAGAGAAGGGGCAGGATTGGAAGAAGATTGATGAGAAGCTGGAGGCTATGAAAATCCGGGAGGCACCACCTGAAAGGCCATCCTTTGGGAAGATGGGGAGCGGACCTGGAAGCTTGCCTGAGAATCGCATGGAAAGGAGTTGGAGGAAGGCAGATACAATTGATGCTACTCCTCTGCCAAG